A genomic region of Silurus meridionalis isolate SWU-2019-XX chromosome 7, ASM1480568v1, whole genome shotgun sequence contains the following coding sequences:
- the adkb gene encoding adenosine kinase b isoform X1, with the protein MPTASENALFGMGNPLLDICAVVDKDFLDKYGLKPNDQILAEEKHKALFDELVKKSKVEYHAGGSTQNSVKVAQWMIQEPHRVATFFGCIGKDHFGEILKQKAAEAHVDAHYYEQIEQPTGTCAACITGDNRSLVANLAAANCYKKEEHLDLESNWNLVEKARVYYIAGFFLTVSTESVLKVAKHASDHNKIFGLNLSAPFISQFFKQPLTSVMPYVDILFGNETEAATFAKEQGFETDDIEEIARRVRLLPKVNKNRQRIVVFTQGQYDTIATVGEKVMRFPVLDIDQNEIVDTNGAGDAFVGGFLSELVQEKTLEQCIHAGHYAANVIIRRSGCTFPEKPDFQ; encoded by the exons ATGCCTACAGCCAG tgagaaCGCGCTGTTTGGGATGGGTAATCCCCTGCTGGACATCTGTGCCGTGGTGGACAAAGACTTCCTGGACAA gtATGGCCTGAAGCCCAATGATCAGATCCTGGCAGAGGAGAAGCACAAAGCACT gttTGATGAGCTTGTGAAGAAGAGTAAAGTGGAGTACCATGCTGGCGGCTCGACGCAGAACTCTGTTAAAGTGGCACAG tggaTGATCCAGGAGCCCCACAGGGTAGCGACGTTTTTCGGCTGTATAGGGAAAGATCACTTCGGGGAGATCCTGAAGCAGAAAGCAGCTGAAGCTCACGTGGACGCACATTATTATGAACAAATTGAACAACCGACTGGAACCTGTGCAGCGTGTATCACCGGGGACAAcag gtcccTGGTTGCTAACCTGGCAGCTGCAAACTGTTACAAAAAAGAGGAACATCTAGATCTGGAGAGTAACTGGAACCTGGTGGAGAAAGCGAGAGTCTACTACATtgct ggTTTCTTCCTTACTGTATCTACGGAGTCGGTGTTGAAGGTGGCCAAACACGCGAGTGACCACAACAAGATCTTTGGTCTGAACCTGTCTGCTCCTTTCATCAGTCAGTTCTTCAAACAGCCACTGACGAGCGTCATGCCCTATGTTGACATCCTCTTTGGCAAcgagacg GAGGCAGCTACATTTGCAAAAGAGCAGGGATTTGAg acggaTGATATAGAAGAGATTGCACGCAGGGTTCGGCTCCTCCCCAAAGTGAACAAGAACAGACAGAGGATCGTGGTGTTCACTCAGGGCCAGTACGATACCATCGCTACCGTgg GCGAGAAAGTGATGAGGTTCCCGGTGTTGGATATCGACCAGAATGAAATTGTGGACACTAACGGAGCAGGGGACGCTTttgtaggag GGTTCCTCTCAGAGCTGGTTCAGGAGAAAACTCTGGAGCAGTGCATCCATGCAGGTCACTACGCTGCTAACGTCATCATCCGACGATCCGGATGCACCTTCCCTGAGAAACCAGACTtccaataa
- the adkb gene encoding adenosine kinase b isoform X2, translated as MGNPLLDICAVVDKDFLDKYGLKPNDQILAEEKHKALFDELVKKSKVEYHAGGSTQNSVKVAQWMIQEPHRVATFFGCIGKDHFGEILKQKAAEAHVDAHYYEQIEQPTGTCAACITGDNRSLVANLAAANCYKKEEHLDLESNWNLVEKARVYYIAGFFLTVSTESVLKVAKHASDHNKIFGLNLSAPFISQFFKQPLTSVMPYVDILFGNETEAATFAKEQGFETDDIEEIARRVRLLPKVNKNRQRIVVFTQGQYDTIATVGEKVMRFPVLDIDQNEIVDTNGAGDAFVGGFLSELVQEKTLEQCIHAGHYAANVIIRRSGCTFPEKPDFQ; from the exons ATGGGTAATCCCCTGCTGGACATCTGTGCCGTGGTGGACAAAGACTTCCTGGACAA gtATGGCCTGAAGCCCAATGATCAGATCCTGGCAGAGGAGAAGCACAAAGCACT gttTGATGAGCTTGTGAAGAAGAGTAAAGTGGAGTACCATGCTGGCGGCTCGACGCAGAACTCTGTTAAAGTGGCACAG tggaTGATCCAGGAGCCCCACAGGGTAGCGACGTTTTTCGGCTGTATAGGGAAAGATCACTTCGGGGAGATCCTGAAGCAGAAAGCAGCTGAAGCTCACGTGGACGCACATTATTATGAACAAATTGAACAACCGACTGGAACCTGTGCAGCGTGTATCACCGGGGACAAcag gtcccTGGTTGCTAACCTGGCAGCTGCAAACTGTTACAAAAAAGAGGAACATCTAGATCTGGAGAGTAACTGGAACCTGGTGGAGAAAGCGAGAGTCTACTACATtgct ggTTTCTTCCTTACTGTATCTACGGAGTCGGTGTTGAAGGTGGCCAAACACGCGAGTGACCACAACAAGATCTTTGGTCTGAACCTGTCTGCTCCTTTCATCAGTCAGTTCTTCAAACAGCCACTGACGAGCGTCATGCCCTATGTTGACATCCTCTTTGGCAAcgagacg GAGGCAGCTACATTTGCAAAAGAGCAGGGATTTGAg acggaTGATATAGAAGAGATTGCACGCAGGGTTCGGCTCCTCCCCAAAGTGAACAAGAACAGACAGAGGATCGTGGTGTTCACTCAGGGCCAGTACGATACCATCGCTACCGTgg GCGAGAAAGTGATGAGGTTCCCGGTGTTGGATATCGACCAGAATGAAATTGTGGACACTAACGGAGCAGGGGACGCTTttgtaggag GGTTCCTCTCAGAGCTGGTTCAGGAGAAAACTCTGGAGCAGTGCATCCATGCAGGTCACTACGCTGCTAACGTCATCATCCGACGATCCGGATGCACCTTCCCTGAGAAACCAGACTtccaataa